A single window of Triplophysa dalaica isolate WHDGS20190420 chromosome 14, ASM1584641v1, whole genome shotgun sequence DNA harbors:
- the LOC130435802 gene encoding E3 SUMO-protein ligase ZBED1-like codes for MAGVRLDTSEENDISEELVPKKKCTSEIWQYFGFKREDVSQMQVLCKSCRKTVVTSRGNTTNLHSHLEHNHRELFEDFRKCKAISTKTANEKPSNNKGAVQTTIDQSFTNSTSYGKTSKRHKELTDAVTRFLAKDMMPVNTVSKEGFVGLINKLDRRYQLPSRNYFSHVAIPQIYDTCVKTVSSELRQLDFYASTTDLWSSRTTEPYMSYTVHFLTQDFELKTRCLGVVYFPESHTSENIAHGLRDVLASWNLKEENQVSITTDNGANVVKATELNNWVRLQCFGHRLHLAIGECLYLQ; via the coding sequence ATGGCAGGAGTAAGGTTAGATACAAGCGAGGAAAATGACATCAGCGAAGAACTTGTGCCTAAAAAGAAATGCACGTCTGAAATATGGCAGTATTTTGGCTTCAAGAGAGAAGACGTGTCACAAATGCAGGTACTGTGTAAGTCGTGCCGAAAAACTGTGGTTACGTCGAGAGGAAATACAACTAATCTCCACAGTCATCTGGAACACAACCACAGGGAGCTATTTGAAGACTTTCGAAAGTGTAAGGCAATATCCACCAAAACTGCTAACGAAAAGCCAAGTAACAATAAGGGAGCCGTACAGACAACCATCGATCAAAGTTTTACAAATTCAACGTCTTACGGGAAAACGTCGAAACGCCACAAGGAATTAACGGATGCTGTCACACGCTTTTTAGCTAAAGACATGATGCCTGTTAACACTGTGAGCAAAGAAGGCTTTGTGGGTCTAATTAACAAATTAGACCGAAGATATCAGCTGCCATCGAGAAATTATTTTTCTCATGTCGCAATTCCACAGATTTACGACACCTGTGTGAAGACAGTGAGCTCCGAGCTGCGCCAATTGGATTTCTACGCTAGCACCACTGACCTGTGGTCCAGTCGTACCACTGAGCCCTACATGAGCTACACCGTTCACTTTCTTACTCAAGACTTTGAATTAAAAACACGCTGTCTGGGTGTTGTGTATTTCCCCGAATCCCACACCAGTGAAAACATAGCCCATGGGCTGCGGGATGTTTTAGCCAGCTGGAACTTAAAAGAGGAAAATCAAGTGTCCATTACAACCGACAACGGCGCTAATGTGGTGAAAGCTACCGAACTTAATAATTGGGTCAGACTACAATGCTTTGGACACCGCTTGCATCTGGCCATCGGTGAGTGTTTATATTtgcaataa